The DNA sequence tttgatgtccgattcgtagttctagatgttatttttgtattattatcacgcgagcgagttcgtatgatatttttagacttatgcgGATGTTTAATtttgagccccgagggcttgggtgagtttcattCATGTTTCGAAAAGGTTTGGACTCAAATATAGGTTGTTGGTGTGCTGGTGCGGTAGTTGTTGCAATTGCTAGCACCACCTTTGCAATTGCAACCATGACAGAGGGGCTTAGATATCGCAATTGTGAtagggttcgcatttgtgaagaataGGATTAGGTGGGTcaattcgcatttgcgataaataGATCGCATTTGCAAGGAGAGAAGACTCCGCATTTACAAAgtctgtgtcgcaattgcgacatctcctAGGTTGGTTAGTAGCCCAATTACGAGGCTTACTTAGAAAacccagtgtcgcaattgcgacatccgcaACTGAACAAAAGTGCTGGAAGTCGGGATTTCatcttattttctttcattttagaaccctagacatAGTAGGAGGCgacttggagaggggattttcatctacaatcatcGGGTACGTGATTCTAATTAATTTCCAACTATCTTTCATGAtcatatcttagatttaacatcaaatttatgcgaatcaaagaggaattttgggggaattttttcaaagttttgaaaaatgagaatttggattttgagagtcgattttgacttggatttgaaaacaaaacatatATATGACTAGTGGGATGATGGATAATTGGAATAGacccttggacccgagttttgactgGGCGagaccggggttgacttttgttgaccttttgggaaaagtgtaaagatcgtagctttatctatcgtaattggttttccttgcattgtttgatgatattaagtcattttggttagatttgagccctATGCAGGCGAATTTttggggaaaagctattttcgagggttgatttagcctagttgaggtaagtatcttgcctagtaACTTTGTGCGGGGGAAACTACCCCGTAGAATTTGGGTTGATTTTACTATTTgtattatgtggaagacgtgtacatgaggtgatgagtgtgtacacggattgtacatggtatttgaccggtttagacttttTAGACTTTTTCCAAGCATTTAATtgaaattgtcataacatgttatatctttcattgttaaatttactcatacatgctctatttgacgttgttttCACTTGTTCTAACTTTTATTGTTATGTGTGCTCTTACATGCTTTAGgtgaagttgttacctctcttattgtcttgttacctctcttattgttgaaatactcttacttgaagttgttatttcgtgggaATATCCTCTTGTTCGgttattgatgttgaagttgtgaaagccatTATCTCATTGAGGTTAAAGTTGTTGATTCTTGAGACATCTTTCCTTGTTGTGTATTTctcaatttattttgttattatttatattcttgttcacattgtggttgagtcgtgggctagatgttgtggtaacattggtattgttgaattttggcaagttgtggcatatgggcacatgtagtgcaagttgttattgtgttgtaatattgatgcgcatgcggtagtataaggataggggtttgATGTGCATGCTTTaatataaggtgggacttatgtgcgtgttgctagtaagggaattacttgaatccACGCTGCAACATAAGGGGGCTATAGCGCATGTAGcttttcgggaaaaatatttttaaaaatatcttCATGTAAGGATCACACAgcgatataagaaaagattgcgTTTAAGATTCTAATATttgaatatgaggtgtggtacctcggttgtgattcgtGTTGTACTTTCTACATTAAAAAGGCTTGTTGGTTGACATTCTTTGTTGTTTTCTTCATGGTTTTACTTGTAATTGTCAAtatttgattacttgttgttCTCATCATGTGTTCACTTTTTGTTGTCGTTCTTGCCTTAAATTCTGTTATTAGTCTTCATTATTGTATTCCTTGTTATCATTCATTTCCTCGTTTTCTGTTATTGATATGTATTATACtctgttcagtttatcttgtcctagtaggtgtcttgacctgacctcgtcctcactctaccaaggttaggcttgatacttacagggtaccgttgtggtgtactcatgctacgcttctgcacatgtttgtgcagatccaggtacatctgctcgtgTCGGATGCTAGTGATCGTTCAGTTATATttttagagacttcaaggtatacctgctcgacgtccgcagacctcggagtaaCCTTCTATTATCTTCTCATTACTATTATCCTATTATTAGATGATGTTGTATTAGATATTTTAGAACATTCTATAGAACTTATGACACAATTCCTCTAGTTTTGGGGATTATGATGGTGATGTTCCATTTTGGAGTTATTATGAGCTTTATCGGTTTGATTGATTATCTCAGTATTTGTTATTTATGTTAAGCTGTCAATGAATGTTatgcttacctagttttagagtaggtgccatcacaacatcctaaggtgggaaattggggtcgtgataagttggtatcagagctctaggttcatacgtGTTATGAGTCAAAAGTaattttagtagagtcttgcggatcggtacaaagatgtctgtacttatcttcgagagggtaCTGATctgttaggaaattccactttTTTTATTACTTATCGCACAAATTTGATgactttgaaatcaaaattttgtCTTTATATTCTCCgagagatggtgaggacatgcactgctggatctgatgatcagacacccacgcccccCAAATAGAGCCGCACGAGGCTgaggccatggtagaggccgaggaggggcacgtgttGCAgtcagagcacctgcccgagtagcgactgaggagccgccagtagctccgattgggggATAGGCACCCAAGCCACATGTTGTTGCCCCTGGAAATCAGGAGACCCTAGCACAATTATTGAGAATGTTCGACACCCTAGCTCAGGAGGGAtagattccacttgcaccagccgcATCTTAGGCTTGGGAGGAGCTCAGACGCCCGCAGCCCATACCCTAGAACAAAGGTTCCACATTGATCAGGTCCCGGGTGTCATGCCACCAGACTCCTTCACGCCGGTTCAGTCTGATGTCAGACCGgaggcatctgaggaggagcagagtagacttgagaggttcaagacgAATGATCTTCCTACTTTCAGCGACGGAGCTACCGATGATGCATAGGGTTTCCtagagaagtgccaccgtattctccgtaccatgggtattgtggaggtgagcagagttgcttttactacattttagcTGTCAGGAGCAATGTATCAGTGGCGAtaggcttacgaggagggtaggccagctgatgcaGCCTCACTTACTTGGGCTTAATTTTCATAGATGTTCTTAAGAGAGTTTGTTCCCAGAACCTTCGGGATGCATGGAGCACAGTGTTTGAGCAGCTTTGTTAGGGGACTatgtcagtgttagagtatgctatcaggttcaatgAGTTGTCCCACCATGCACTTGCCTTGGTTTCTATAGTCAGAGAGCGATTCCGCAGATTCATCGAGaggctcagttatggtcttagattcagcatggcttgaGAGTTAGAGGAGGATACTCTGTTTGAGCTGGTTATAGAGATCGCACGGAGGTTGGAAGGTATGCAAGGACAAGAGAAAGAGGGAAGGGAAGCCAAGAGGCCTTGAGGTGCTGtaggatttagtggtggccacgCTACAGTTTCATCCTGACATGGCGGGGGTTATATGAGTCGGCCAGTTtattcaacacttccagcttcTTGCAGTGCTTGGCTACTCtgaggtctcaggttgcccatttTACTCAGCCACTGTCCAGTGCACCTCCAGCATGAGGTGCCCTCAGCGATCGGTCTAGACGACCATGCCAGAGTCAGTTTCAGTAGCCATGcccaccgagagcttgttttgagtgtggtgataccaaaTATATGGCAACGGATTGTCCTAGGCTCAGGAAGGGTGGACCTCCACAGACTGCATAGGATCCACGGATTCCATAGGGTCCATAGGGTTCACAGACCTTGGTTGCTGCTCCAGTTGCCGCTCCGCCTACCCCACCAACTAGGGGTGGAAATCGAGCGGGTAAAGGCCACTCTAAAGGGGGAGGCTGGGCTCATTTCTATGCTTTTTCTGGTAGGATGGAGGCATCATCACAGGTATGATTCCAGTCTGTGATAGGGgtgcatcggtcttatttgatccgagATTCACTTATTCAtttgtgtcatcttactttgctctatttttggatatatctcgtgattctttgagttctcgtgtatatgtgtccacgcctgtgggagattctattattgtggaccgcgtttATCGGTTGTGGTTACTCGTTAATGGTGGTTATGAGACCAAAGTTTATCTTTGtctacttagtatggtagactttgacgtgatcttgggcatggattggttatcgtCCTATCACGCTATTTTTGATTGTCAGGCCAAGACTGTgatattggctatgccaggtttaccgcagTTGAAGTGGAGGGGTATATTTGATTATATTCGTAGCAGAGTTGTGTCATTTCTTAAGGcacaacagatggttgagaaggggaaTGAAGCATATCTAACCTTTGTGAAAGATGTCAGTGCTGATGCTCCTATCGTTGAGTCATTTCCGTAGTGAGagatttcccagatgtgtttctagcAAACCTTACGGGCATGCCGCCCTATAGAGATATCAATTTAGGTATTGACCTgctgccgggcactcaacccatttctattccaccatatcataagtcactagtggagttgaaagagttaaaggaatagatgcaggagtttcttgataagggtttcgtCCGATCAAGTGTTTCACCATGGGGTGCTCTGGttttgtttatgaagaagaaggatggttctatgcagatgtgtattgataataggcagttgaacaaggttatagtgactAACAGGTACCCGTTACCgcttattgatgacttattttaccagcttcagggtgccaaagtattcttgaagatttgaagattgatttgaggttagggtatcatcagctaaagatttgGGATCCTgatattccgaagactacttttaggactcgatatggtcactacgagttctgtgtgatgtcatttgggctgaccaacgctccagcaacatttatgcacttgatgaacaatttattccaaccatatcttgattcattcgtcatcgTGTTTATTGAAGACATCTTGGTATATTCTCGCAACCAGGAGGATCATGAAAAACTTTTGAGGATCATACTCcaaaccttgagggagaagaaactgTATGCCAAAtactcaaagtgtgagttttggcttgattcggtggcatttttgggtcatatggtatctagtgaggggattaaggtagatccgaaaaagattgaggcagttcatagttggccaagaccgtcttcagctactgaaatccggagtttccttaggttggccgggtattatcgccgttttgttgtgggtttctcatccattggtGCATCTtggactagattgacctagaaaggtgctcctttcagatggattgaggagtgtgaagagagcttttaaaagctcaaggCTGCATTGACTAtagccagtgttggtgttgcctatgggttcacgatcttacactgtgtattgtgatacgtCATGTATTGGGCTTGGCATGGTGTTGATGCAAGgcggtagggtaattgcctacgcaTCTCAATAGTTGAAGGTtcgtgagaagaattatctggtacacgacttggaattggcagctattattcatgcattgaagatttagaggcactatctgTACGGTGTCCCGtgtgaggtctataccaaccGCCGGAGTCTCCAGTATCTGTTCAAGAAGAAAGaccttaacttgcggcagcggagaaggttagagttgctgaaagactatgatataactattttgtatcatcccggaaaggctaatatggtagttgatgccttgagtagaaagacagagagtatgggtagtttggcatacttaccggcagctgagaggcccctAGCCaaagatgttcaggctttggccaatcagtttgtgagaattgatgtttcggagcccatccgggttcttgcttgcatggtttctcgatcttctttgtatgagcgcatcagagagcgtaaGTATGAcgatccctatttgcttgtccttaaggacacggtacaacatggtgatgccaaggaggtttctattttGAGCCCCGTTTCctcttttgatgcttcacacatgtgcatTTATGGTTTATGACTTGAAGGGTTGTTTAGTTTTGTTCCGGGaagattttgggttgatttggatcCTTTGATTCTTGTCTTAGAAGtctaagttagaaatattgaccaaagtttgaagacgggatttcatctcatattctctcattttagaaccctagactcggtaggaggcgacttGGAGAGgtgattttcatctacaatcattgggtaaatGATTCTAATCAATCTTCAACTATATCTCAAATTAGACGGGATTTCAtctcatattctctcattttagaaccctagactcggtaggaggcgacttggggaggtgattttcatctacaatcattgggtaagtgattctaatcaatctTCAACTATATCtcaaattagaatcacttacccaaattctcatttttcaaaactttgacaaaaatccccaaaaatcctctttgattctcataaatttgatgttaaatctttccttgttgagtatttctcaattcattttgttattattgagattcttgttcacattgt is a window from the Nicotiana tomentosiformis chromosome 10, ASM39032v3, whole genome shotgun sequence genome containing:
- the LOC138899928 gene encoding uncharacterized protein, whose protein sequence is MIPVCDRGASVLFDPRFTYSFVSSYFALFLDISRDSLSSRVYVSTPVGDSIIVDRVYRLWLLVNGGYETKVYLCLLSMVDFDVILGMDWLSSYHAIFDCQAKTVILAMPGLPQLKWRGIFDYIRSRVVSFLKAQQMVEKGNEAYLTFVKDVSADAPIVESFP